A part of Paenibacillus donghaensis genomic DNA contains:
- a CDS encoding aminopeptidase, translating to MKDPRIQKLAANLVGYSVNVQPGENVLVEMIGSERDLIKAVVEEIGKAGGNAFVQLTDRTVLRSMLQYATRESLQTWAEIDLNRMKQMDCYIGIRSGENVNDLSDVPEDNMKLYNSIYSHPVHIEQRVKHTKWVILRYPNASMAQLANVSTEAFEDFYFEVCNLDYAKMDKAQDALAELMRATDKVRIVSPGTDLSFSIKGIGAEKCSGQKNIPDGEVYSAPVRDSVNGTISYNAATLYNGVTFENVKFRFESGKIVEASSNDTARLNEILDSDEGARHIGEFAIGFNPYILHPMKDILFDEKIAGSLHFTPGQAYDVTDNGNRSAIHWDLVLIQRPEYGGGEIYFDDVLIRKDGIFVTPELQGLNPDNLK from the coding sequence ATGAAGGACCCGCGAATTCAGAAGCTGGCGGCTAACCTGGTAGGTTATTCCGTGAATGTACAGCCGGGCGAGAATGTACTCGTCGAAATGATCGGCAGTGAGAGAGATTTGATCAAAGCCGTGGTGGAGGAGATCGGCAAAGCCGGCGGCAACGCTTTTGTCCAACTGACAGACCGTACCGTGCTCCGCAGCATGCTTCAATATGCAACCCGTGAGAGCCTGCAGACCTGGGCTGAGATTGACCTGAACCGTATGAAGCAGATGGATTGTTATATCGGTATCCGTAGCGGTGAGAATGTCAATGATCTGTCCGATGTGCCGGAAGACAATATGAAATTATACAACTCCATCTACTCCCATCCGGTACATATTGAACAACGCGTGAAGCACACCAAATGGGTGATTCTGCGTTATCCGAATGCAAGTATGGCACAGCTGGCCAATGTCAGCACTGAGGCTTTTGAAGATTTCTACTTCGAGGTCTGCAATCTGGATTATGCCAAAATGGACAAGGCCCAGGACGCGCTCGCCGAGCTGATGAGAGCTACCGACAAGGTGCGCATCGTAAGCCCGGGTACCGACCTCAGCTTCTCAATCAAAGGGATCGGGGCCGAGAAATGCTCCGGCCAGAAGAACATCCCGGATGGCGAGGTGTACAGCGCGCCGGTTCGTGATTCTGTAAACGGCACAATCAGCTATAATGCAGCGACTCTATATAATGGGGTAACTTTTGAGAATGTGAAATTCAGATTCGAGTCAGGCAAAATTGTCGAGGCTTCCAGCAACGATACGGCCCGCTTGAATGAAATTCTGGATTCGGATGAAGGCGCCCGGCATATCGGTGAATTCGCCATCGGCTTCAACCCGTATATTCTGCACCCTATGAAGGACATTCTGTTCGATGAGAAAATCGCAGGCAGCCTGCATTTCACTCCCGGTCAGGCCTATGATGTCACCGACAACGGCAACCGTTCGGCCATTCACTGGGATCTGGTACTGATTCAGCGTCCGGAATACGGCGGCGGCGAGATTTATTTCGACGATGTGCTGATCCGCAAAGACGGGATTTTTGTGACCCCGGAATTGCAAGGTCTGAATCCGGATAACCTGAAATAA
- a CDS encoding HPr family phosphocarrier protein: MSSNNAAIVDIAQTAGRFNSSIVLQAENKYIDVKSILGLFTTLVSSQSYELHVHGADAEEAKKAMSEVFAKHGLNFTVVAE; the protein is encoded by the coding sequence ATGTCCAGTAACAATGCGGCAATTGTTGACATTGCCCAAACAGCGGGCCGTTTTAACTCATCTATCGTTCTTCAAGCAGAGAACAAGTACATTGACGTTAAGAGCATTCTGGGTTTGTTCACTACGCTGGTATCCAGCCAGAGCTATGAGCTTCATGTTCATGGAGCCGATGCTGAGGAAGCCAAGAAGGCAATGAGCGAAGTGTTCGCTAAGCACGGACTCAACTTCACGGTTGTAGCGGAGTAG
- a CDS encoding YlaN family protein, with translation MTSSELQEQYNLKAINLLQEDANKIEKLIEVQMENLATRYCPLYEEVLDTQMYGFSREVDFAVRAGLVPEITGKMVLSKLERNLAVLYEALNNKAK, from the coding sequence ATGACTTCATCGGAGTTGCAGGAACAGTATAATCTTAAAGCGATCAATCTTCTACAGGAAGATGCCAATAAAATTGAGAAGCTTATCGAGGTTCAGATGGAGAATCTGGCGACCCGGTATTGCCCTCTCTATGAGGAAGTGCTGGATACCCAAATGTACGGTTTCTCCAGAGAGGTCGATTTCGCGGTCAGAGCCGGGCTGGTGCCGGAGATTACCGGCAAGATGGTGCTGAGCAAGCTGGAGCGCAATTTGGCGGTATTGTACGAAGCGCTCAACAACAAAGCGAAGTAA
- a CDS encoding Asp23/Gls24 family envelope stress response protein: protein MAEQLQLEMGNIRISNDVVSKIAGLAALETPGIAAMSGGLSEGWAKRLSGKNVQKGVTVEVGQLEAAVDLRIIVLYETPIHEVCRMLQQNVREAVESMTGLHIVEVNVKVEGVAFKNDEIS, encoded by the coding sequence ATGGCGGAACAACTTCAACTGGAAATGGGAAATATACGAATTTCGAATGACGTCGTTTCCAAGATTGCCGGACTGGCTGCCTTGGAAACGCCGGGAATAGCGGCCATGTCCGGCGGCTTGTCCGAAGGCTGGGCCAAGCGCTTAAGCGGGAAGAACGTGCAGAAGGGTGTTACCGTTGAAGTGGGACAGCTTGAAGCGGCTGTAGATCTGCGTATTATTGTTCTGTACGAAACACCGATACACGAAGTGTGCCGGATGCTTCAACAGAACGTACGCGAGGCTGTGGAGAGTATGACCGGTCTTCATATTGTAGAAGTGAATGTTAAGGTGGAAGGCGTAGCCTTCAAGAATGACGAGATTTCGTAA
- the ftsW gene encoding putative lipid II flippase FtsW, giving the protein MSTAKGKTKSKVSLPKRGTPDFQLLVLVMLLVGFGLVMIYSSSSSLTLSSKQFSYNPYFFIKKQIIWVALGTFVMLVVMNIHYSKFKKWYAPIFVITVVLLLLVATMEGINGARSWLSIGTLGIQPTELAKISIILYLAALITKKGERLRDLRTGYIPVMVIVGIVAGLIMMQPDFGSCMILVATSGLVIYAGGASMKHIMASLALLVLGAALVLGAKGLLDSLSSSPEIVTTEQNYRMDRIEAFLNPFKEPDKGGFQIIQSLMAFGDGGVSGSGFGQSVQKLNYLPYPYTDFIFAIIGEEFGFIGTSMFLLLYLYFIWRGILIALRCPDPFGTLVGIGIMGLFAIQAFVNIGGVTKTIPLTGVTLPFISYGGSSLLVSMLCMGIMLSISRESNRPAKQEVTKSVTTVRQVRALRTNQR; this is encoded by the coding sequence TTGAGTACGGCAAAGGGAAAGACGAAGTCCAAAGTCAGCCTGCCCAAAAGAGGAACACCCGATTTTCAGCTGCTCGTGCTGGTTATGCTGCTTGTAGGCTTCGGTCTGGTTATGATCTACAGCTCCAGTTCCAGCCTTACCCTGTCCAGCAAGCAATTCAGCTATAATCCTTATTTTTTCATCAAGAAACAGATTATCTGGGTCGCGCTGGGAACCTTCGTGATGCTGGTCGTGATGAATATTCATTACAGCAAATTCAAGAAATGGTATGCTCCGATATTTGTAATCACTGTGGTTCTGCTGCTGCTGGTAGCCACAATGGAAGGCATTAACGGTGCCAGAAGCTGGCTCAGCATCGGAACCTTGGGAATCCAGCCTACCGAACTGGCCAAAATCTCGATCATTCTCTACCTTGCTGCCCTGATCACCAAAAAAGGTGAGCGGCTGCGCGATCTGCGCACCGGCTACATCCCGGTCATGGTTATTGTCGGCATTGTCGCCGGACTGATCATGATGCAGCCCGACTTCGGTTCCTGTATGATTCTGGTCGCCACCAGCGGGCTGGTGATTTATGCCGGAGGCGCAAGCATGAAGCATATTATGGCCTCGCTCGCATTGCTCGTGCTGGGGGCTGCGCTGGTGCTGGGCGCCAAGGGTCTGCTAGATTCTCTCTCGTCCTCTCCGGAGATCGTGACTACTGAACAGAACTACAGAATGGACCGGATCGAAGCTTTTCTCAATCCTTTTAAAGAACCGGATAAAGGCGGATTCCAGATTATTCAGTCTTTAATGGCTTTTGGCGACGGCGGGGTCAGCGGCTCCGGATTCGGTCAAAGTGTGCAGAAGCTGAATTATCTGCCTTATCCCTATACCGATTTCATCTTCGCCATCATCGGAGAGGAGTTCGGGTTTATCGGGACCTCCATGTTCCTGCTGCTCTACCTCTATTTCATCTGGAGGGGCATTCTGATCGCCCTGCGCTGCCCCGATCCGTTCGGGACGCTGGTCGGGATCGGCATTATGGGGCTGTTCGCCATCCAGGCCTTCGTCAACATTGGGGGCGTCACCAAGACGATTCCCTTGACAGGGGTCACCCTGCCGTTCATCAGCTACGGCGGCTCCTCGCTGCTGGTAAGCATGCTCTGCATGGGCATTATGCTCTCCATCTCCAGAGAGAGCAATCGCCCGGCCAAGCAGGAGGTGACCAAATCGGTGACCACGGTCAGACAGGTAAGGGCGCTAAGAACCAATCAACGGTAA
- a CDS encoding YugN family protein, with translation MIFENTGLVGLRSDLFYLDESAAKAGFIRWQWEYYRATYDCKIEDRQNGDEYYLRFNTRAVEGKLEKPDAVLSIEAVYLGKATFPHGLEYESPVPQPVLDAAAQRILELKQLLEA, from the coding sequence ATGATTTTTGAGAACACGGGCCTCGTGGGATTAAGAAGCGATCTGTTCTATCTTGACGAGAGTGCGGCAAAAGCCGGCTTCATCCGCTGGCAATGGGAATACTACCGTGCCACTTACGACTGTAAAATCGAAGACCGGCAGAATGGCGATGAATATTACCTGCGCTTCAACACACGCGCTGTGGAGGGCAAGCTGGAGAAGCCCGACGCGGTCCTCTCGATTGAAGCGGTTTATCTCGGGAAAGCGACCTTCCCTCATGGGCTGGAATATGAGTCGCCGGTTCCACAGCCTGTATTGGACGCAGCTGCACAGCGGATTCTTGAGCTTAAGCAGCTGCTGGAAGCTTGA
- a CDS encoding amidohydrolase yields MERLQVEQLLEDMIVWRRHLHRHPELSYQEKETSAYVADKLAAFGIEMIRSQTGYGLTGILKGALPGRTVVLRADMDALPIREDNGCEYSSLNEGVMHACGHDGHTAMLLGAAAYYSARREELAGEIRFLFQPAEEVCPGGAQGMIAEGVLEGADAVYGLHLWTPFPVGTVGSAPGPLMASADEFFIDIIGRGGHGGMPHKTIDSIVAGAALVTQLQSVVSRSVDPLRPAVLSVGTIQGGFAQNVIAERCRITGTVRAFDEETRHLIRRRIEEMTAAVAAAHGAEAKLDYVMGYPPLVNDEAEYGRFARIAPEALGDSVQVMRMEKLMPAEDFSYYVKQVPGCFMFVGAGNPHKNAIYPHHHSKFDFDEDAMLHGLRLMIAMADSSLAEPTLV; encoded by the coding sequence ATGGAGAGATTACAGGTGGAACAATTACTGGAGGATATGATCGTCTGGCGGCGGCATCTGCACCGTCACCCCGAATTGTCTTATCAGGAAAAAGAGACCTCCGCATATGTGGCGGACAAGCTGGCAGCCTTCGGGATTGAAATGATCCGAAGCCAAACAGGTTATGGCCTGACTGGCATCCTGAAGGGGGCGCTTCCGGGCAGAACGGTGGTGCTGCGGGCGGATATGGATGCGTTGCCGATCCGTGAGGACAACGGTTGTGAATACAGCTCGCTGAATGAGGGGGTTATGCATGCCTGCGGCCATGACGGTCATACGGCGATGCTGCTGGGCGCAGCGGCTTATTACAGTGCCCGGCGCGAAGAGCTGGCTGGGGAGATCCGCTTCCTGTTTCAACCGGCGGAGGAGGTCTGCCCCGGCGGGGCACAGGGTATGATTGCCGAAGGTGTGCTTGAAGGAGCAGATGCAGTCTACGGCCTGCATCTGTGGACTCCGTTTCCGGTAGGGACAGTAGGCAGTGCGCCCGGTCCGCTCATGGCTTCCGCAGATGAATTCTTCATCGATATCATCGGCCGAGGGGGGCATGGCGGTATGCCCCACAAGACGATTGACAGCATCGTGGCGGGCGCGGCGCTGGTCACCCAGCTGCAGAGCGTGGTCAGCCGGTCCGTTGATCCGCTGCGTCCGGCGGTGTTAAGCGTGGGCACGATCCAGGGCGGCTTCGCCCAGAACGTAATTGCCGAGCGCTGCCGGATCACCGGGACCGTGCGGGCTTTCGATGAAGAGACGCGGCATCTGATCCGGCGTAGAATTGAAGAGATGACGGCTGCTGTAGCTGCCGCTCACGGCGCCGAAGCGAAGCTGGACTATGTGATGGGTTATCCGCCGCTGGTGAATGATGAGGCGGAGTATGGCCGTTTTGCCCGGATTGCGCCAGAAGCGCTGGGGGATTCCGTTCAGGTGATGCGGATGGAGAAGCTGATGCCTGCGGAGGATTTCTCCTATTATGTGAAACAGGTTCCCGGCTGTTTCATGTTCGTCGGCGCGGGCAATCCGCATAAGAACGCGATTTATCCTCATCACCACAGCAAATTTGATTTCGATGAGGATGCTATGCTCCACGGGCTCCGGCTGATGATTGCCATGGCCGATTCCTCGCTGGCAGAACCCACACTTGTATAA
- a CDS encoding helicase-associated domain-containing protein gives MNGSGACIVRKDRSILLECAHPGFEEARRVLAVFAELVKSPPGYHTYRVTPLSLWNAGALGYTAAQINDSLNALARLGVPAGLEEEITLLLSRYGRLTLHGADADPGRILLRTDGPELLDELECHLTVTGLGWERTATLEARFPAQERGLLKQELTRLGYPVLDYAGYHAGQTLQLSWKKESGEQAGRGAGGGLIKGLEIERVKVLVKVLVKVLVKKRVRRPQVLHRWN, from the coding sequence ATGAACGGATCAGGAGCATGTATTGTGCGCAAGGACCGCAGTATTCTGCTGGAGTGTGCCCATCCCGGCTTTGAGGAGGCAAGAAGGGTGCTGGCAGTCTTTGCCGAGCTGGTCAAAAGCCCTCCAGGCTATCACACGTACCGGGTTACGCCATTGTCTCTCTGGAATGCGGGAGCACTAGGCTATACGGCTGCTCAGATCAACGACAGCCTGAACGCGCTGGCCCGCTTGGGAGTTCCCGCAGGGCTGGAGGAAGAAATCACACTGCTGCTGTCCCGCTACGGCAGATTGACGCTGCATGGCGCGGATGCTGATCCGGGGCGGATTCTGCTGCGCACTGACGGGCCTGAGCTGCTGGATGAGTTGGAGTGCCACCTCACAGTTACCGGTCTGGGCTGGGAGAGGACCGCAACGCTGGAGGCGAGATTCCCTGCACAGGAACGGGGGCTGCTGAAGCAGGAATTAACGCGGCTGGGCTACCCTGTGCTGGATTATGCGGGTTATCATGCGGGGCAGACGCTGCAGCTATCATGGAAGAAGGAGAGCGGTGAGCAGGCTGGCAGAGGGGCTGGGGGAGGGCTGATAAAGGGGCTGGAGATAGAGCGAGTGAAAGTGCTGGTGAAAGTGCTGGTGAAAGTACTGGTGAAAAAGCGGGTGAGAAGGCCGCAGGTGCTACATCGCTGGAATTAA